From Glycine max cultivar Williams 82 chromosome 11, Glycine_max_v4.0, whole genome shotgun sequence, the proteins below share one genomic window:
- the LOC100791103 gene encoding cyclin-U2-1 → MASSLIISPRKLRSDLYSYSYQEDHYSTPLVINVLASLIERSMARTERIVKNGSRSLSKAISTNIFDCREILDMTIQSYLERIFRYTRAGPSVYVVAYVYIDRFCQNNPGFRINARNVHRLLITTIMLASKYVEDMNYRNSYFGRVGGLTTDELNKLELEFLFLMDFKLHVNVSVFESYCCHLEREVSIGGGYHIERTLRCAEEIKAKHREERGYTHIARVML, encoded by the exons ATGGCTTCTTCTCTCATAATTTCCCCAAGAAAGCTTCGCTCTGATTTGTACTCCTACTCCTACCAAGAGGATCATTACAGCACCCCATTGGTGATCAATGTTCTGGCTTCACTGATTGAGAGGAGCATGGCCAGAACAGAAAGGATCGTGAAGAATGGTTCGAGGTCTTTGTCCAAGGCCATTAGCACAAACATCTTTGACTGCAGAGAGATCCTTGACATGACAATCCAGTCTTATTTAGAGAGAATTTTCAGGTACACTCGTGCAGGGCCTTCAGTGTATGTTGTAGCTTATGTCTACATTGACAGGTTTTGCCAGAACAATCCAGGATTCAGAATCAATGCTAGAAATGTGCATAGGCTTCTCATCACAACCATCATGCTTGCTTCCAAGTATGTTGAAGACAT gAACTACAGAAATTCCTACTTTGGAAGAGTTGGTGGGTTAACAACTGATGAGCTGAACAAGTTGGAGCTGGAATTCCTTTTCTTGATGGATTTCAAATTGCATGTAAACGTGAGTGTTTTTGAGAGCTATTGCTGCCATTTAGAGAGGGAAGTTAGCATTGGAGGAGGGTACCACATTGAGAGGACCCTGAGGTGTGCAGAAGAAATCAAAGCAAAGcatagagaagaaaggggttacaCACACATTGCACGTGTGATGTTGtag
- the LOC106797844 gene encoding uncharacterized protein, which produces MAGRGRDQNRDVLDRITVVLETLVQERDVEPAKYRGLMAFRKNHPSKFSGDYDLEGARLWLAKTEKIFEAMGCLEEHKDKFLDNYLPRDLRKRKARKFLDLKQGNMSVGEYTTKFYELLQYWPQYQDARNEEDLCAQFENGLRLEIQQAVSYMQITDFNQLVAKCRIFEDKMKERQARGFGGPQRSHPFRGNSNKRMKPYSSNKGKQPMATSNMSLSKGTGVQCFQCGGPHLRRNCPQLQQTQENPCYICCKVGHYARECRMTGRPTVTANSNIVNHGSTNPTRSGNVSNNNNTSGGKPKVPSQVFAMSGSEVAASDDLIQAQLIHDRVVMECLEGVWETIEGNERSRFRGTI; this is translated from the exons atggcaggacgtggtagggatcagaaccgtgatgtcctAGACCGCATCACAGttgtgctggaaactctagtgcaggaacgtgatgtggagccggcAAAGTATCGaggactcatggctttccgtaagaaccacccgtCGAAGTTCAGTGGGGACTATGATCTAGAAGGTGCTAGGTTATGGTTAGCTAAGACTGAGAAGATTTTtgaggcgatgggttgcctcGAGGAGCATAAG gacaaattcctAGACAACTATCTTCCACGAGATCTCAGAAAGCGAAAGGCGAGGAAatttctggatttgaagcaGGGAAACATGTCTGTTGGAGAATACACgaccaaattttatgaacttCTACAGTActggcctcaataccaagatgctcgaAACGAAGAAGActtatgtgctcagtttgagaatgggcttcgaCTGGAGATTCAACAGGCAGTTAGCTACATGCAGATCACAGATTTCAATCAACTGGTGGCAAAGTGCCGAATATTTGAggacaagatgaaagagaggcaAGCCAGAGGTTTTGGAGGACCACAAAGAAGCCACCCTTTTAGAGGAAATAGTAATAAGAGGATGAAGCCATATTCCAGCAACAAGGGGAAACAACCTATGGCTACATCCAACATGAGCCTGTCAAAGGGGACTGGGGTACAGTGCTTTCAGTGCGGAGGACCACATCTTAGGAGAAATTGCCCACAACTCCAGCAGACACAGGAAAATCCTTGCTATATTTGTTGCAAGGTAGGCCATTATGCTCGGGAGTGTAGAATGACTGGGAGACCGACGGTAACTGCCAATTCTAACATAGTCAATCATGGATCTACTAATCccacaaggagcggtaatgttagcaacaataATAACACTAGTGGTGGAAAACCAAAGGTACCCTCCCAggtatttgctatgagtggaTCAGAAGTTGCGgcctccgacgatttgatacagg CacagttgatccatgatcgcgttgtgatggagtgcctagagggtgtgTGGGAGACCatcgaaggcaatgagaggaGCCGATTTCGTGGCACAATTtga